The window CCAACGCGAGGGAACGTACGAGCTCCTCGCGTCCaccgagcagcagctgcaggaagtGATTGAAGGCCTGCGGGTGCGCCTCTTGCGTAGTGTTTCATCCACCCCATCGTTTTTTTTTAGACAGCCCCACTGAAGGGCGTGGCAGAGCTCCACCGCGAGACcgcgacacacacacgaaTGCAAGACTGCACATGCTCACATTTTCCCCATAcagaatatatatatatatatatatgtatacatgtatttgTATGTGTAGGCGGAGCTTGCAATGAAGTGAGGAGGGGGCGCCTGGTGCATTTTTAGTGAACTTGCACGTGTTACTTTTTTTCGCAGAGTCAACTGACGCTGGACACTGAGCTCATCGGCCTTCTTTTGCAGCAGGCGCAAGAAATCCGCGTAGCTGCCGCGACGCAGTTGCTGCGCGAGCAAcaggagcgccagcagcaacagcggcagcaagctctgcagctgcgtatGCGTAAGCCTTTTTCCGTTTCTAAAGTTTCCTCCCGGCCGTCATCCCCGCGGCCGTGTCTCGTCCGCGCAGGGCTGTTGTGCACTCACTTCTGCGCAAACGCGGCGTCTGATGCATCCGGAGGGACGtctgaagaagcggagaTTCCTTTGCACGCTTTCGACGTCCTTCGCCTTTAACAGCTactcttctcttctgcaggcATCGACGTATGTCTCCCGAACTCGCTTGTCTGCATCCCCGCGTGCACCTACATGCATCTATCTGGAtctacatgtatatataaaaAACATTACCTATATTATCTGTCTATATGTGTTTTTGCCTATCTAcctgtatgtatatatatatatatatatcggcATATGTGGACAAGACAAGCAAGTTTTGTGTGTTGGGAGGGAATGAGAGCCAAGTTTGcgtggaagctgtagtcattatacCTGTTGATTTcgtataagcatagaaccaatccggtagtaagatataccATAGTAGCTGATCTACTATATAAGATAGTTGCATTCGAGTGCGTGGGCTTACTTGCGATTTTTCTtcagaggcggcgacagctgcgGGCCTGGATACCTCCGGGGCGGGACTGGCGGTCTCGACGGCCCCCGGGGCCCCGGGCGCAGGTTCATcagacgcctcgcctcccttccACGATGCCTTcaacgctgcggcggaggggctGGGCGGCGAGCCGACCACGATAGAAGTACGCAGAGAGCCTCACCTTAAAGCATTCCTGCTCGCTAAGTAAACACACTTCCTTCTGTACATATCCATATTCATCTCTACACATGTTTATGTGTATACTCACATTTGTGTCTGGCGGCCCATGACTCCCACATGCAGGGCTGGACCCGTGCCACGAGATGCTAATGCATGCAGCCAGCTTCTATAGGCAGCAAGCCAATAGGTTCACGGCCAGGATGGGGCTTGAGAACCTGAACCCGCACTTTTTCGCCGAGTACGCATTCACCATGCATTGATATCTGCATGCTTTTCAGGTAGCATTGTCGTTCATCTGCACTGAGAGATCCCgagtttatatatatatatatatattcgtcCATTTCCAAGCCTCAGCAAACCCGCTTGGGCGACGTATGTATATCTCGGCTTCCCTGCATGCGTGAGCCGTTGAAAACTCTTGAGGTGTGGCTCATGACTCACGTGCCCGCGCGGAATGTTTGTTTTCTTGTTTGCAGTATCGTATCATGATGAAGAATCGTCTGCGCGGCccacgagagcgaggcactcgcctgcaggcgcgaaCGCAACGCATCGAAATGGTGAGGCACTTGTCGGTATCATGCTGGCGGTATTTTCCTCACAGATCTTCTCATCTTTCCCGTTCGCTCTCTCGTGCGCTGGGGAGGTCTTGTCGTCGTGAGCTCGTCTTGGACGTCCCTGTTTCCGCGTCTACTCCTCGGAACTCTTCCgtctgctttttttctcttcggcCCTCGTGTTTGCTTCTCACCATCTTTCTTTTCGAGTGGCCGTTGGGCATCGTGTTTTCCGCTGTTTTCTCTGTAGTGTGCGCGTGTTGCTTCGGTGTATATCGTTTgcttttccttttttttcacGGTTTCTGCGTGCGTGATTTCGTGCGTTTTTCCTCAGCAACAGCTGGAAGCCTGCAGTTCGTCGTCGATGGAGAGTTTCCCCGCGCTGgacgcttccgcgtcgtctccggcACCGCCCTCGAATTCTTTGTTTTTGTCgcccttttcttcctctctgtaccccgcctcgtcgtcttcctcttctgcgtcgggCTCTTCGCACAGCACTCCGCACccgtctttctcctcttcgccagcgccggccgcgttcgccgcgtcgccgtcgccgccattCTTCCAGGCCGCGGggactggcggcggcgcgccgctcgccgcgtctccagCGGGCTTCCCTTTTTTGCCGGCacccgcgccgtcgccgttcgccgtctcctcgtcttcatctGCTCATCCGCCCTActcgctctcggcgtctctcgcctcagcggcgtcggccgcagcctcctcgggcggagggacgccggcggccgcggcggctgcggctgcggctctggccgcgggcgcagcggcggcgggcggcagcggcggagggactGCGGCGCCGATCCTGCCCCACTGTCCTCTTTTGATTTCAACCTCCTCCCTGCAGCACGCCCTCTCGCCGTATCTCGTGCTGTCGAGCCACGAGAAGAACTCCGAGGGGACGGGCGCGTCATCGTCGGGCGacaagaaggcgaagagcggcgcAAAGAAGGGCGCAGCCTACGCCCTGCCCCCTCTCTGGGGCGTCAAAGGCGGCCAGCACTtgggcgcctcgcagctcaTGGCGGGCAACGCCGTCTACGCCGCGCTCCATCTCGCGCTCATGACCTACccggtcgccgtcgcggcgcagaagccgcccgccggagacgaggagacagagggcgacgccgcgcaggcggcgggcgccgccagcggaagcgaagaagcgaccgCGCCCGACGTCGAGCGGGCGGGAgcggggggcgaggaggagcgtgagaagcgcgaggccgagcggccggcggcggcggagaggcagcgcggcggagggaatCTGCAGAACGGCGAGTCGATTCGCTTCGCAGTCCAAGATCACCTGCTGAAAAACATCAGCGACGACGTCGAACTCCTCGAGGACCTCCgcgaagctgcagagaaagaagagtccgaggaagcgaggaaggagtgcgcggacgaggccgcggcgcgcggaaaaGACGGCAAGGAACAAGTGAAGGTCAAGGATGAAGAGAagagcgccgacgcggagaaaaagGACCAGTcaggcgcggctggcgacaAGAGTGCAACGAGCGTTGACGGAGAGGGCGACCCcaagaaagacgaagagaagaggaagttggaggcggacggcgcgaagaaggccgcgtccgcgtgcaCCCAAGCTCTTGCTCCGAAAGGCCtcaagaaaaagaagggagGCTTCCCCGCAGGAGGaccgctgcctgcgctcgGACAGTCTGTGCTAACTGCTGCAGATGTAAGTGACTTTCATTTGGTTTAAATTCGTAATACTAATTCACGAGAACATAATCATTTAATGGAGACGGACACACTTTCTCCGACAAGATACTCTTCACCAGCTCGATATATCCAGAGCGTAATGGGGACCAgagccgctgcggagacgtTCCAACCGTGTCAGCTTTTGACCGTCAAGGTGTTCACTCTAGCATCGCCCCGGGGCTTCGCGTGCGTGCGGTTTCCACGCGTtctcgcgtctcttcgccgcgcgtcgcgactCCACTCGGCTGCGGCATTCCACCGGCTGTCcgtgtcgccctcctctcttctctcgcaggTGCTGGCTTTCTTCCACACGCTCTGCTGGGCtggtcggcgcgcggccgagcagccgggggagggcgaggagaagcccAAGGCGGAAGTGAAGGCAGCAACCccagcagaggcgacggccgcgctggcggcgaaagaggcaggcgactcCGGCGCGGCACCCTCTGGAGGAGAAGACATGTCGAAGgccgagaaggaggaggtcTCACCGGCATCGGCCGTCGCCccggagaagaaagaagtgACCGAGAAATCTTCTGCGAAGCAGATCGCCGCGCAgatcgcggcggcgcgggagtACGTGCCGCCGGGCCTCGTGACGACAGCTTCCACGGCGGCGAGTCTCTTGGAGAAAAACGAAATTCGCCTGGCAACGGCGAGTTCGCCCGGCAAGTCCGAGGCGtcggccgcgtcctcgctcgcgcctcttccgTCCTCCATGATGCAGTCTGCAcccggcgcggctccgccgttctcggcgcagcagaccgcggcgcagcggggaGCAGGGGCCGTGGGAAGCCACGCACACCTGCAGTCTTTCTCCGGCGGGGCGGCAGTAGCGTTTTCGGGCGgggtcgcgcctccggctTCGCCTGCCTTTCCCGGCATGCAGCAGGCCCAGCAGGGGCGCGTGAATCTCTTCATGCCCTCAgtgtcgctctcgcagccCGCGGCATCGCCCGCGGGGCTTCCTAACGTGCCCCTcatggcgcagcagcaccgaccgccgcacgcgcatATGCTGGGACAAAATCAGCATCCGGGGAGCATGCCTGCCCAGGGCGCGCTTCAGCAGCCCGGCTTTTTCGCCGGAAACGCCGCGACCGCTTCGTTGCCTCCGactgcgccgcacgcgacCATGTCGGGAGGCCTACcaggcgtcgcctcgccgtccgcgcaggGGGCGGGCCCCTGGGCTGGGGCGGCGAGGGAcaggcgccgggcgccgccgtcggggGCCATGAGGCGGATCGAAGGCgggacggagacagcggcggcgtgggcgtCGACCCGCAGCAAGCCTTtcaccagcagcagctccttcTGCGGCAACAGCAGCAACTGCTCaaccagcagcagcagcgcatgcagatgaACTTCCCAGACTTGCTCAAAATGCAGAACCTGCAGATGCACCTGCAGAATCAGCGGCTGCACaaccagcagcagctgcagcacgtGCACCAGCAGCTTCAGCAACTCTTGGCGCGTCCGCTGGAttgcgcagacggcgccgcggctcctggcgaggccggcgagggcgagggcggcgcggggccaGGCGGGCGACAGGGGACGcccgaggcgcagaagcacatggagcagatgcagcagctgcgcaacCTGCAAGTTCAGCAACTCCAGCTGCAGATTCAGCAGCTCTATTTAGAGCAGAGGAAAATCCAAGACCAGCAGCACCAGCTCGCTGTCCAGATGTCGTCGATGCCGCCACAGACGGCTCCCGGGGCAGCCTCAGCCAGCGGgccggcgccgtcgttcttctaccagcagcagcagacgccgaacGTCGGCcctgcgtcgcaggcgccggcttCGATGGGGGCGGCTGTCCAGCAGCCGCAAatggcgccggcggcggcgggcgccgcccccttTGGGTCGAACGTGATGCAGGGCGGTCGGTATCCGCAGAGTCCGCACTTGGGCATGCCTTCGTCGTTCGGCTCCAcctcggcggctgcgggcaTGCACGCCGCTCCCGAAGcacccggcggcgccgcaggggccgAGGGCGCCCAGGTGGCGTCTCCAGTCTTGTTGGGGACTGCGGGGCCGGGAGGTctgtcgccgtcgacgcctgCCGTAGGCATGCTGAAcgccgcgaacgcgaagGCCCCGGCGGGCCTCCTGGCGCCGTCGGCCGGGCCGTCGGCTCCCGGGGACGGAGCCGCCGGTGCGGCGATGGGTGGggtgggcgaggaggaagctcGGGCCTTGGGCGCCAGCCCTGACGGGTCTGCGTTCTCACCGTTCGCACTGcaccagcaggcgctgctgcagcagagacagcagtTCCTGCAGCAAAACATGGCTGCCGGTGTGCAGCAGGCCATCCATGCGATGCCGCAGAGTGGAGGCGCCCTCGACGCACTCGCAGGCGTGGCTGGGGGCGCCGGAACCCAAGGCGCGAGCCCCGCCTCGTTTGCAACGCCCTTCGCGCCTCCAGACAATGAACGCGaaaggctgcagcagcagcacatgGGAGTCTCcatgcagagacagagactgcAGTGACATAGAGACGAGGGGGCTTGACGGATGGCGATGCACTGGCCCTGCGTCGCGACGCGTTTTCGCGTGTTGCTGGGGGTGTCTCTCCGTTTCACGCGTCAGGTGCACAGCGCGTGCTTTCTCGTGTCGCTGCTGGTTCTTTCTTTcgaacgaggagacaggccaCGCCAATGTGAGAGACTGAGGCAGCAACGTGGCGCCTGTGTCTCCCTTACTCTGCGGCTGTCTCAGTGTGTTGTATCTTCTCAAAGGGTTCCACCCACGCCCacgagcgcctgcgtgggTCGTGGAAGTCAGGTCGTGAGGGTGTTTAATGGAGGTTTAGCTGCATCATCGGCAGCAGGAATGCATTCTTCGTCCGCTGAGGTTTtcctcgtttttttcttgttaggccgagacgcgcagagcgggTGCTCTGCCCGCCAAGACATCCAGGGAGCAAGGCAGTGTCGCTACGTAGAGAGTCAGAAAGAGGACGAGTGGTagcgaggagctccgcgtTTGTGTCACGTTCTCCAGTTTTCTTCACATTCTTCCCGCGTCCCTCCCTCTGCTGTCTGCTGTGCAGCATATGCGTGTTTCTTCGTGCTTGACGGAAAGTCCATGCATTGTGGTGGGCGGAGGACGTGCTCTTTCCGTCTTCCATGCCCCCGTGTACCGCTCCCGGCTCAGATCCGTGCCTTGTCCTCTCATCTCCACTGTAGCTGGAGCGCCCCAAGGTGCGCCACCTGGCACACTCGGCGAGGAACTTCGAGAGCGTGGGACGACTTGCGATGGGAGAGAGGgccggagacagagggacgAGAAGCCCcgcaggcgagcagagacgcaggcaggcAGAAGGAAGCACGGAGATGGGAAAAACGCTGCTC is drawn from Besnoitia besnoiti strain Bb-Ger1 chromosome VI, whole genome shotgun sequence and contains these coding sequences:
- a CDS encoding hypothetical protein (encoded by transcript BESB_065220) codes for the protein MQLQEATSSGADAPSACLSGACGENSSYQTPLPFSSISSLFNGSAFSASSFPGALVSSPLPDKPAAFRPDCTTTMHQQQHFPSQAPHPSPLQPQPQQAPFQMLPQQTYPPPLGPAATDVCAAPAAPPQASPPPPVAAAAPSRAGQRRAGERGRPAAPRNPRPQENIYKRTYSNVSRSCRRKGLDAGSGGDGASETDAADACSISGDAGPLGSSGPSSHSASLDPSAAGSRVAGGWRGSTPGAGGHAAAGQRNTDFPGGSAAPGSAPAEVAGAPAAGPGSEGGGAPGQQGPLAPGDEGAHGTGPSWKPRPTRRREGLRLRALDAQEEWVLPPDGKLYAYLLQRDKLAYNLWRKEVQRASEETGGAAGGEIPPPGGSAGVLAASAMGGRQRKRKENTLTLEPPRRLLRTLRPEDEFSWEESSPESGLGDLASAAETPGAGDAGEATGAKLESDVVDGAGEGDAEGRSGKEEKDQGSQAGDASEANEPGGREGGGAKEEDEDGGRDDDGAKYHLEPYDACLEEEEERRLPLQMPNGVQRRKDDMTVPVEENPHWVIVCRFLSFFGATIGMEDWTFAAVREMVEARELTEFGARFFSRISALFGRRYTPGNNLVRFLCKMLDERDGTDFNALFPLDINPFTVRTWEEVRPYQRLRVMRLFVNRAAGESTAIQHFVEGLRNEKLEELRDGSFYVDAEGYVFWFVREPQLTGFRFYKEDQREGTYELLASTEQQLQEVIEGLRSQLTLDTELIGLLLQQAQEIRVAAATQLLREQQERQQQQRQQALQLRMQAATAAGLDTSGAGLAVSTAPGAPGAGSSDASPPFHDAFNAAAEGLGGEPTTIEYRIMMKNRLRGPRERGTRLQARTQRIEMQQLEACSSSSMESFPALDASASSPAPPSNSLFLSPFSSSLYPASSSSSSASGSSHSTPHPSFSSSPAPAAFAASPSPPFFQAAGTGGGAPLAASPAGFPFLPAPAPSPFAVSSSSSAHPPYSLSASLASAASAAASSGGGTPAAAAAAAAALAAGAAAAGGSGGGTAAPILPHCPLLISTSSLQHALSPYLVLSSHEKNSEGTGASSSGDKKAKSGAKKGAAYALPPLWGVKGGQHLGASQLMAGNAVYAALHLALMTYPVAVAAQKPPAGDEETEGDAAQAAGAASGSEEATAPDVERAGAGGEEEREKREAERPAAAERQRGGGNLQNGESIRFAVQDHLLKNISDDVELLEDLREAAEKEESEEARKECADEAAARGKDGKEQVKVKDEEKSADAEKKDQSGAAGDKSATSVDGEGDPKKDEEKRKLEADGAKKAASACTQALAPKGLKKKKGGFPAGGPLPALGQSVLTAADVLAFFHTLCWAGRRAAEQPGEGEEKPKAEVKAATPAEATAALAAKEAGDSGAAPSGGEDMSKAEKEEVSPASAVAPEKKEVTEKSSAKQIAAQIAAAREYVPPGLVTTASTAASLLEKNEIRLATASSPGKSEASAASSLAPLPSSMMQSAPGAAPPFSAQQTAAQRGAGAVGSHAHLQSFSGGAAVAFSGGVAPPASPAFPGMQQAQQGRVNLFMPSVSLSQPAASPAGLPNVPLMAQQHRPPHAHMLGQNQHPGSMPAQGALQQPGFFAGNAATASLPPTAPHATMSGGLPGVASPSAQGAGPWAGAARDRRRAPPSGAMRRIEGGTETAAAWASTRSKPFTSSSSFCGNSSNCSTSSSSACR
- a CDS encoding hypothetical protein (encoded by transcript BESB_065230), which codes for MQNLQMHLQNQRLHNQQQLQHVHQQLQQLLARPLDCADGAAAPGEAGEGEGGAGPGGRQGTPEAQKHMEQMQQLRNLQVQQLQLQIQQLYLEQRKIQDQQHQLAVQMSSMPPQTAPGAASASGPAPSFFYQQQQTPNVGPASQAPASMGAAVQQPQMAPAAAGAAPFGSNVMQGGRYPQSPHLGMPSSFGSTSAAAGMHAAPEAPGGAAGAEGAQVASPVLLGTAGPGGLSPSTPAVGMLNAANAKAPAGLLAPSAGPSAPGDGAAGAAMGGVGEEEARALGASPDGSAFSPFALHQQALLQQRQQFLQQNMAAGVQQAIHAMPQSGGALDALAGVAGGAGTQGASPASFATPFAPPDNERERLQQQHMGVSMQRQRLQ